Proteins from one Cicer arietinum cultivar CDC Frontier isolate Library 1 chromosome 3, Cicar.CDCFrontier_v2.0, whole genome shotgun sequence genomic window:
- the LOC101505740 gene encoding uncharacterized protein, with translation MKPKGLIVETLDKWGVKLSTYQAYRTKGRAIEMIQGARREQYAHLREYADELRRSNPNSIFIIKPLIWLDACFLKREYDGQLIAVVGKHRNNQMIPIAYAIVEADWYMSLPTLGPMWNTYYVLNTFMEIGKTKYPGGHMKELLWLASTATVVRYWEKAMRKIKAINEDAWKDMMQLPPSMWTRSAFRIDTQCLTAYWKTNFLTCYSYIVMPSNGPKLWQASNVEHINSPIMRRSPGRPKKKRNKSNDKPKGSKILPRQFVAVKCKNCRKLDHNTRTCKGKNAADREIPKGGNNVNKTKKAKTTRV, from the exons ATGAAACCCAAGGGATTGATTGTTGAGACACTTGATAAATGGGGTGTGAAGTTGTCTACATACCAAGCATATAGAACCAAAGGAAGAGCCATAGAAATGATTCAAGGTGCTCGAAGGGAGCAATATGCACACTTGAGAGAATATGCTGACGAACTTAGGAGATCAAATCCAAAttctatatttattattaa GCCTTTAATTTGGTTGGATGCTTGTTTCTTGAAAAGAGAATATGACGGTCAGTTAATAGCTGTAGTAGGTAAACATAGGAATAATCAAATGATTCCCATTGCATATGCAATTGTTGAAGC GGATTGGTACATGTCATTGCCAACATTGGGGCCCATGTGGAACACCTATTATGTGTTAAACACTTTTATGGAaattggaaaaacaaaatatccTGGAGGACATATGAAAGAACTTCTTTGGTTGGCATCAACGGCTACGGTCGTCCGATATTGGGAGAAAGCAATGCGAAAAATTAAGGCAATCAATGAAGATGCTTGGAAAGACATGATGCAACTCCCACCATCTATGTGGACTCGGTCTGCATTTCGCATTGATACGCAAT GTTTAACTGCATATTG GAAAACAAACTTCTTGACATGTTACTCTTACATTGTAATGCCATCAAATGGACCAAAACTCTGGCAAGCATCAAATGTGGAGCATATAAATTCCCCAATCATGAGGAGATCACCGGGTAGaccaaagaaaaaaaggaacaaGTCCAATGACAAGCCAAAAGGTTCTAAAATACTACCAAGACAGTTTGTAGCTGTGAAATGTAAAAACTGTAGGAAGCTCGACCACAACACGAGGACTTGCAAAGGTAAAAATGCTGCTGATAGAGAGATACCAAAAGGTGGAAATAACGTCAACAAAACAAAGAAAGCAAAGACAACAAGGGTTTGA